The proteins below come from a single Salinilacihabitans rarus genomic window:
- the ahaH gene encoding ATP synthase archaeal subunit H, whose protein sequence is MPRPEVLERLQSAEEEADTIVATAEDDRDERIAEARERAEEIRSEAEREARDLKERRLEEAREEIDAECERVLREGEQEREALAERARDRVEEAVDHVVSLFEEDVHAQT, encoded by the coding sequence ATGCCGAGGCCAGAGGTTCTCGAACGACTCCAGTCGGCGGAGGAGGAGGCCGACACGATCGTCGCAACGGCAGAAGACGACCGCGACGAGCGGATCGCCGAGGCCAGAGAGCGGGCCGAGGAGATCCGCTCGGAGGCGGAACGGGAAGCGCGGGATCTCAAGGAGCGCCGCCTCGAGGAGGCGCGCGAGGAGATCGACGCCGAGTGTGAGCGCGTCCTCCGCGAGGGCGAACAGGAGCGCGAGGCGCTCGCCGAGCGCGCCCGGGACCGGGTCGAAGAGGCGGTCGACCACGTGGTGTCCCTGTTCGAGGAGGACGTGCATGCTCAGACCTGA
- a CDS encoding methyltransferase domain-containing protein — MGILENKARARLFYKYLSKVYDRINPFVWNEEMRADALSMLEFDDAEMVLDVGCGTGFATEGLLEHVDTVYAIDQSEHQLEQAYAKFGKRGPVHFHRGDAERLPFASNTFDVVWSSGSIEYWPNPILALREFRRVLEPGGQVLVVGPNYPDNPITQRLADAIMLFYDEYEADRMFKTAGFEEVRHKFMGPSYEPDVAITTVARAPGGDANAD; from the coding sequence ATGGGAATCCTCGAGAACAAGGCCCGGGCCCGGCTGTTCTACAAGTACCTCTCGAAGGTCTACGACCGGATCAACCCCTTCGTCTGGAACGAGGAGATGCGCGCCGACGCCCTCTCGATGCTCGAGTTCGACGACGCCGAGATGGTCCTCGACGTCGGCTGCGGCACCGGCTTCGCCACCGAGGGGCTGCTCGAACACGTCGACACCGTCTACGCCATCGACCAGAGCGAACACCAGCTCGAACAGGCCTACGCCAAGTTCGGCAAGCGCGGCCCCGTCCACTTCCACCGCGGGGACGCCGAGCGGCTCCCGTTCGCCTCGAACACCTTCGACGTCGTCTGGTCGTCGGGCTCGATCGAGTACTGGCCGAACCCGATCCTCGCGCTCCGGGAGTTCCGCCGGGTGCTCGAACCCGGCGGTCAGGTGCTCGTCGTCGGGCCGAACTACCCCGACAACCCGATCACGCAGCGACTCGCCGACGCGATCATGCTCTTCTACGACGAGTACGAGGCCGACCGGATGTTCAAGACCGCCGGCTTCGAGGAGGTCAGACACAAGTTCATGGGCCCGTCGTACGAACCCGACGTCGCGATCACGACGGTCGCCCGCGCCCCCGGCGGCGACGCGAACGCCGACTGA
- a CDS encoding DUF7096 domain-containing protein: MSTKNAAPALLALLLFCSLPATTALAAAPANGQVTNEGGVTESDGTTNRLVLDGDVRSEYAEPGLDLGSSLSAADDELRVDHERFVVDHEFGALSTAEREERLESGLERVDERITELEERERRAVERHVNGEISDAVLLQILVRNHNEARELSAVVEELADRANAVSGYSNREEVREKNHRLAQYRTPIRARIDSATRGDASTDAVVLVETEANGYRLATVVGSTYLSETHRFDNRNESKPDQFSGLMEASDYTEDVYPWAYETGSGSSFAALFSYEMYRVQISHGQGTLDAHIDGGTRSVTDEVQELTVSQIPSTPVDRTWSDGGLELALNETPANGPVEVTVTDSVTGSPVDATVAVNGTVVGETGDDGTRWIVPPTGEYELTAETNDGSVNATVAGG; this comes from the coding sequence ATGTCGACGAAGAACGCGGCCCCTGCCCTCCTCGCGTTACTTCTGTTCTGTTCGCTCCCGGCCACGACCGCCCTCGCGGCCGCCCCGGCGAACGGGCAAGTGACGAACGAAGGCGGCGTAACGGAGTCCGACGGGACGACCAATCGGCTCGTACTCGACGGGGATGTACGAAGCGAGTACGCCGAACCCGGTCTCGACCTCGGATCGTCGCTGTCCGCGGCGGACGACGAACTTCGGGTCGACCACGAACGGTTCGTCGTCGACCACGAGTTCGGCGCCCTCTCGACGGCCGAGCGGGAGGAACGGCTCGAGTCGGGGCTCGAACGGGTCGACGAGCGGATAACGGAACTCGAGGAGCGCGAACGGCGTGCCGTCGAGCGGCACGTGAACGGCGAAATTTCCGACGCCGTCCTGCTGCAGATCCTCGTCAGGAACCACAACGAGGCACGAGAGCTCTCGGCCGTCGTCGAGGAGCTAGCCGACCGGGCCAACGCGGTGAGCGGCTACTCGAATCGGGAGGAGGTCCGGGAGAAGAACCACAGACTCGCCCAGTATCGGACTCCGATACGCGCCCGGATCGATAGCGCAACGCGCGGGGATGCGAGCACCGACGCGGTCGTGCTGGTCGAGACGGAAGCGAACGGATACCGACTGGCGACGGTTGTCGGCTCCACCTACCTCTCGGAGACACACCGGTTCGACAACCGGAACGAGTCGAAGCCGGATCAGTTCAGCGGCCTCATGGAGGCGTCCGATTACACGGAAGACGTCTACCCGTGGGCCTACGAGACCGGGAGCGGGTCGAGTTTCGCGGCCCTGTTCTCGTACGAGATGTACAGGGTGCAGATCTCCCACGGGCAAGGGACTCTCGACGCACACATCGACGGCGGGACCCGTTCGGTGACGGACGAGGTACAGGAGCTCACGGTGAGCCAGATACCGTCGACGCCGGTCGACCGCACGTGGTCCGACGGCGGGCTCGAACTCGCGCTCAACGAGACGCCCGCGAACGGCCCCGTCGAGGTCACCGTCACGGACTCGGTGACGGGGTCGCCGGTCGACGCCACGGTCGCCGTCAACGGCACCGTCGTCGGCGAGACGGGCGACGACGGGACCCGCTGGATCGTGCCGCCGACCGGCGAGTACGAACTGACCGCCGAGACGAACGACGGGAGCGTGAACGCGACGGTGGCGGGCGGCTGA
- a CDS encoding helix-turn-helix transcriptional regulator, with the protein MRLPTAITFALTVLLITATLGAMAVPSSALPSTATGESPPRDPSLDTHPPALEPDDPRQVIRINVTDDGDAYWTVETRFRLETDADVDSFTEYADAVVAGDRSVGYDAETFERFVSEAERATGREMRIEDAGWDDSRVVRDTGADPEEDEVEVDDVEAEPAVGVVSYSFRWTDFATVSNNRIYFGDAFATGDGSGTWFPALADGQRLIVEAPPNYGFESAPPVDQQDGALVWDGPHEFGENELEIVYLRGANPAATLWAALSAALGFVPGGPAVGLFAILAVAGVGFLFARYGSPSEWPFDVPVVGGDGDETSTVTYAESDAAPDDSDREAESESVAPDEVDVELLSDEERVHRLLRRNGGRMKQAAIVKETGWSNAKVSQLLSKMDEDGQIEKLRIGRENLITLPEVDLTEID; encoded by the coding sequence ATGCGGTTGCCCACCGCCATCACGTTCGCCCTCACGGTCCTCCTCATCACCGCTACGCTGGGGGCGATGGCCGTTCCGTCGTCCGCACTCCCCTCGACGGCGACCGGCGAGTCCCCGCCGCGCGACCCCTCCCTCGACACCCACCCGCCGGCGCTGGAACCCGACGACCCTCGGCAGGTGATCCGCATCAACGTCACCGACGACGGCGACGCCTACTGGACGGTCGAGACCCGCTTTCGGCTCGAGACCGACGCGGACGTCGATTCGTTCACCGAGTACGCCGACGCCGTCGTCGCCGGCGACCGGTCAGTCGGGTACGACGCCGAGACGTTCGAACGGTTCGTGAGCGAAGCGGAACGAGCGACCGGCAGAGAGATGCGGATCGAGGACGCGGGGTGGGACGACTCCCGCGTCGTCCGCGACACGGGTGCCGACCCCGAAGAAGACGAGGTCGAGGTCGACGACGTCGAAGCGGAGCCCGCGGTCGGCGTCGTCTCGTACTCCTTCCGCTGGACGGACTTCGCTACCGTCAGCAACAATCGCATCTACTTCGGCGACGCGTTCGCGACCGGGGACGGGAGCGGGACCTGGTTCCCCGCGCTGGCCGACGGCCAGCGCCTGATCGTGGAGGCGCCGCCGAACTACGGGTTCGAATCGGCCCCGCCGGTCGACCAACAGGACGGCGCGCTCGTCTGGGACGGCCCCCACGAGTTCGGCGAGAACGAACTCGAGATCGTCTACCTGCGAGGGGCGAACCCCGCCGCTACCCTGTGGGCAGCGCTGTCGGCCGCTCTCGGGTTCGTCCCGGGCGGGCCGGCGGTGGGACTGTTCGCGATTCTCGCCGTCGCGGGCGTCGGATTCCTCTTCGCGAGGTACGGCTCCCCCTCCGAGTGGCCGTTCGACGTTCCCGTAGTCGGCGGCGACGGCGACGAGACGTCGACGGTGACGTACGCCGAATCGGACGCGGCGCCCGACGACTCGGACCGCGAAGCCGAGTCGGAGTCGGTCGCCCCGGACGAGGTCGATGTCGAACTGCTGAGCGACGAGGAGCGCGTCCACCGGCTTCTCAGACGGAACGGCGGCCGCATGAAACAGGCCGCGATCGTCAAGGAGACCGGCTGGTCGAACGCCAAGGTCTCCCAGTTGCTCTCGAAGATGGACGAGGACGGCCAGATCGAGAAACTGCGGATCGGCCGCGAGAACCTGATCACGCTGCCGGAAGTGGACCTGACGGAGATCGACTAG
- a CDS encoding type IV pilin yields the protein MPRRERRVSLGVEYRSEGHPRAVAPLVGVVALIAVVVLLAAVVAVGVGSLPVASAPATAAFDLSVDAERSVVLDHVAGDPVDVETLSVTVTVDGDPLAHQPPVPFVGAEGFDGAPGGPFNAAANSTWTAGERASLRLAATNEPDIAAGDTVAVTLATEEGPLARLEATAR from the coding sequence ATGCCGCGGCGAGAGCGTCGCGTGTCGCTCGGAGTCGAGTACCGGAGTGAGGGGCATCCGCGAGCGGTCGCCCCGCTGGTCGGCGTCGTCGCGCTGATCGCGGTCGTCGTCCTGCTGGCGGCCGTCGTCGCCGTCGGGGTGGGGTCGTTGCCGGTCGCCTCGGCCCCGGCGACCGCCGCGTTCGATCTGTCGGTCGACGCGGAGCGGTCGGTCGTCCTCGATCACGTCGCCGGCGACCCGGTCGACGTCGAGACGCTGTCGGTGACCGTGACGGTGGACGGCGACCCGCTCGCGCACCAGCCGCCGGTGCCGTTCGTCGGCGCGGAGGGGTTCGACGGCGCGCCGGGTGGGCCGTTCAACGCGGCGGCGAACTCGACGTGGACCGCGGGGGAGCGTGCGAGCCTGCGGCTGGCGGCGACGAACGAACCCGATATCGCGGCGGGCGATACGGTCGCCGTCACGCTCGCGACCGAGGAGGGGCCGCTGGCGCGACTCGAGGCGACGGCGAGGTGA
- a CDS encoding polyprenyl synthetase family protein, with protein sequence MELLERRRALIEERLVEVVDDVEPGTLSAEVRHVTLSGGKRVRPTVTLLACETVGGTAEDAVDFGVGIELVHTASLVVDDIIDRSALRRGTTSAWAEYGYGPAIVTSDGLLGEAFALFSADPNATQVVAEAMVELGVGEATELAAKPETEDEYMTLARRKTGALFRAAAELGAIAAGSDGFTVEALGEYAERVGVAFQIRDDVLDAVADPEALGKPTGHDAAMERPSVVQVTDLTPAEANDRARAEADRAIDALETVDVVDGEARDYLLDLAEFVVERER encoded by the coding sequence ATGGAGCTTCTCGAGCGCCGACGGGCGCTGATCGAGGAGCGTCTCGTCGAGGTCGTCGACGACGTCGAACCCGGGACGCTCAGCGCGGAAGTTCGCCACGTCACCCTCTCGGGGGGCAAGCGAGTGCGGCCGACGGTGACGCTGCTGGCCTGCGAGACGGTCGGCGGCACCGCCGAGGACGCCGTCGACTTCGGCGTCGGGATCGAACTCGTCCACACCGCGTCGCTGGTGGTCGACGACATCATCGACCGCTCGGCCCTGCGGCGGGGGACGACGAGCGCCTGGGCCGAGTACGGCTACGGGCCGGCGATCGTCACCAGCGACGGCCTGCTGGGCGAGGCGTTCGCGCTCTTCTCGGCCGATCCGAACGCGACGCAGGTGGTCGCCGAGGCGATGGTCGAACTCGGCGTCGGCGAGGCGACCGAACTCGCCGCGAAACCCGAAACCGAAGACGAGTACATGACCCTCGCGCGCCGGAAGACGGGCGCGCTCTTTCGCGCCGCGGCCGAACTCGGCGCCATCGCCGCGGGGTCGGACGGCTTCACCGTCGAGGCCCTCGGCGAGTACGCCGAGCGCGTCGGCGTCGCCTTCCAGATCCGCGACGACGTGCTGGACGCCGTCGCCGACCCCGAGGCGCTGGGCAAGCCGACCGGCCACGACGCGGCCATGGAGCGGCCGTCGGTCGTCCAGGTGACGGACCTCACGCCCGCGGAGGCCAACGACCGCGCCCGCGCCGAGGCCGACCGCGCGATCGACGCGCTGGAGACGGTCGACGTCGTCGACGGCGAGGCCCGCGACTACCTCCTCGACCTCGCGGAGTTCGTCGTCGAGCGGGAACGTTAG
- a CDS encoding DUF373 family protein, with protein MLLVLCVDLDDDLGRKTGFSTPVIGREAVEEAAVALATADPEDSDVNVIFQGLHVYDDLESRDESVEVAVVTGNEGADVGANREVGDEVDTVLANLSTGEDVTALVVTDGAQDESVIPIIRSRVPIDGVRRVVVRQAQNLESMYYTIKQVLADPETRGTILIPLGIVLLIYPLALVGSLLELPGLVLGTTSALLGLYLISRGLGLGDHLDRAVDRARNSLYAGRMTLLAYVVATALLILGGVSGVDRLEMLQESTAGDPGIPMVLSALVSGSVRWFAAAGITTSLGQITDEYIAGRLEWRYLNAPFYVIAIAVVLHAVSAFFLDEVGVPYLATALTGGTLLGIASTLAFAIAESRLSDSEGTRRAERA; from the coding sequence ATGCTGCTGGTCCTGTGTGTCGACCTCGACGACGATCTCGGGCGCAAGACCGGCTTCTCGACGCCGGTGATCGGCCGCGAGGCCGTCGAGGAGGCGGCCGTCGCGCTCGCGACCGCCGATCCCGAGGACTCCGACGTCAACGTCATCTTCCAGGGGTTGCACGTCTACGACGACCTCGAGAGCCGGGACGAGAGCGTCGAGGTCGCGGTCGTCACCGGCAACGAGGGCGCCGACGTCGGCGCCAACCGCGAGGTCGGCGACGAGGTCGACACCGTCCTCGCGAACCTCTCGACCGGCGAGGACGTCACCGCGCTCGTGGTCACCGACGGCGCGCAGGACGAGTCGGTGATCCCGATCATCCGCTCGCGGGTGCCGATCGACGGCGTCCGCCGCGTCGTCGTCCGGCAGGCCCAGAACCTGGAGTCGATGTACTACACGATCAAGCAGGTGCTGGCCGACCCCGAGACCCGGGGGACGATCCTCATCCCGCTCGGGATCGTCCTGCTCATCTACCCGCTCGCGCTGGTCGGTTCGTTGCTCGAGTTGCCGGGGCTGGTGCTCGGGACCACCTCCGCGCTGCTCGGCCTCTACCTCATCTCCCGGGGGCTCGGTCTCGGCGACCACCTCGACCGGGCCGTCGACCGCGCGCGCAACTCGCTGTACGCCGGTCGGATGACCCTGCTCGCGTACGTCGTCGCGACCGCGCTGTTGATCCTCGGCGGGGTGAGCGGCGTCGACAGGCTAGAGATGCTCCAGGAGTCGACCGCCGGCGACCCCGGCATCCCGATGGTGCTCTCGGCGCTGGTGTCCGGCTCCGTCCGGTGGTTCGCCGCGGCGGGGATCACCACCAGCCTCGGCCAGATCACCGACGAGTACATCGCGGGCCGACTCGAGTGGCGCTACCTCAACGCGCCGTTTTACGTGATCGCGATCGCGGTCGTCCTCCACGCGGTCAGCGCCTTCTTCCTCGACGAGGTCGGCGTCCCCTACCTCGCGACCGCGCTGACGGGGGGGACGCTGCTCGGGATCGCGAGCACGCTCGCGTTCGCCATCGCCGAGTCGCGCCTCTCGGACTCCGAGGGCACCCGGCGGGCCGAGCGCGCCTAA
- a CDS encoding radical SAM protein, with product MISKGCEQCANGGKMVLFVYGYCDQRDCFYCPLGETRKNVTDVYANERLVEGDEDVLTEARRMDALGTSITGGEPQEALDRTCHYLSLLKDEFGEDHHTHLYTGITGGRENMRRLAEAGLDEIRFHPPLEQWGDLHGTEWEEILHIAREEGLTPAFEIPGIRAEPEFLDFLDEGAADFCNVNEFEMSQGNYRRMQEQGFELKEGHMSAVEGSREEILEVMGDHPKVYFCTSVFKDAAQHRRRLKRMARNVRREFDDVTDDGTLVYGKTYADPGRFEELGVPEEFYAVKTNHVEVAWWLLEEMIEEGDLDDGEIVEQYPTYDGQVVERTPLA from the coding sequence ATGATCTCGAAGGGCTGCGAGCAGTGTGCCAACGGCGGCAAGATGGTGCTGTTCGTCTACGGCTACTGCGACCAGCGCGACTGCTTTTACTGCCCGCTCGGCGAGACCCGCAAGAACGTCACCGACGTCTACGCCAACGAACGGCTCGTCGAGGGAGACGAGGACGTCCTCACCGAGGCTCGCCGGATGGACGCGCTCGGCACCTCGATCACCGGCGGCGAACCACAGGAGGCCCTCGACCGGACCTGTCACTACCTCTCCCTGCTGAAAGACGAGTTCGGCGAGGACCACCACACCCACCTCTACACCGGCATCACGGGCGGCCGCGAGAACATGCGCCGACTCGCCGAGGCCGGCCTCGACGAGATTCGCTTCCACCCGCCGCTGGAACAGTGGGGCGACCTCCACGGCACCGAGTGGGAGGAGATCCTCCACATCGCCCGCGAGGAGGGCCTGACGCCGGCGTTCGAGATTCCCGGCATCCGCGCCGAACCCGAGTTCCTCGACTTTCTCGACGAGGGCGCCGCCGACTTCTGTAACGTCAACGAGTTCGAGATGTCACAGGGCAACTACCGCCGGATGCAAGAGCAGGGCTTCGAACTCAAGGAGGGCCACATGAGCGCCGTCGAGGGCTCCCGCGAGGAGATTCTCGAGGTGATGGGCGACCACCCGAAGGTCTACTTCTGTACCTCCGTCTTCAAGGACGCCGCCCAGCACCGCCGTCGACTCAAGCGGATGGCCCGCAACGTCCGCCGGGAGTTCGACGACGTCACCGACGACGGCACCCTCGTCTACGGGAAGACCTACGCCGACCCCGGCCGATTCGAGGAACTCGGCGTCCCCGAGGAGTTCTACGCGGTCAAGACGAACCACGTCGAGGTGGCGTGGTGGCTCCTCGAGGAGATGATCGAGGAGGGCGACCTCGACGACGGCGAAATCGTCGAGCAGTACCCGACCTACGACGGGCAGGTCGTCGAGCGGACGCCGCTGGCGTAG
- a CDS encoding methyl-accepting chemotaxis protein — MSILTKLAPSFVRRRYLAKFVISILTVVLVIGAVGAVSYAEIDETVRSDANAQLESTAEMQAGEISSWMESLSVQTRTASASPILAEGDPQAVQGHLVEEQARMGVNVRAIHYVDTDSGEIVTSTNAAYRETSFDDLEEPWADRDFDEEFDLDEEVWYSESAYESPTLGDQVMAFASPVTDRDDRAVVVIGTLEYQIEQLQQENTSASTVILDADGTDVFQTGETTVDDVDEGALEAALGGRLTRVRGDDAVQAYVPVSNTQWVAVTSVPTEQAYGVAASVGTNVLVMVLVSLTALSLVGVVLGRQTVSPLTTLRDRAAEIEDGNLDVDLETNRIDEIGRLFEAFDSMRNSLRARIKEANEARREAETEREQSERMTRHLEQKAEEYRGVMEECADGDLTRRLDPESESEAMTDIALAFNEMVDQLEETTDEVKGFANEVATASEQVTASAEEVRGASQQVTESVQEISDGAERQNENLQAVNSEMGGLSTTTEQIAASSNDVADLAERTAETGRQGREAAREAIEGMREIEDESAEAVEAIEALEAEMDQIDELVEFISEVARETNMLALNANIEASRSGGGGDDDNGDGFSVVASEVKELAEDTKETAEDIEERLERIDERTERTATEVQRSAERISTHADSVTSAMEAFDEIAEYAAQTNDGVQEISAATEEQAAATQEVVSMVSTATDISDRTAAEAQNVAAAAEEQTSALTEVSRSASSLADRAVYLSETLDRFETDRDGAAPVDPEFEDDVSFGDEDGSFEREGDDISFESESEGVSVEGDDEGDEADEDGDAAADDASTTDEPFSFGGVDDE, encoded by the coding sequence ATGTCGATTCTCACCAAACTGGCACCGTCGTTCGTCAGGCGACGATACCTCGCCAAGTTCGTGATCTCGATCCTGACCGTCGTGCTCGTGATCGGAGCCGTCGGGGCGGTCAGCTACGCCGAGATCGACGAGACGGTACGAAGCGACGCGAACGCGCAACTGGAGTCGACCGCCGAGATGCAGGCCGGCGAGATCAGCAGCTGGATGGAGTCGCTGTCCGTCCAGACCCGCACGGCGTCGGCGTCGCCGATACTCGCCGAAGGCGACCCACAGGCGGTTCAGGGTCACCTCGTCGAGGAGCAGGCGCGGATGGGCGTCAACGTCCGGGCGATACACTACGTCGACACCGACTCGGGCGAGATCGTCACGAGTACGAACGCGGCCTACCGGGAGACGTCGTTCGACGACCTCGAGGAGCCGTGGGCCGACCGCGACTTCGACGAGGAGTTCGACCTCGACGAGGAGGTCTGGTACTCCGAGTCGGCCTACGAGTCGCCCACGCTCGGCGATCAGGTGATGGCGTTCGCCAGCCCGGTCACCGACCGCGACGACCGCGCCGTCGTCGTCATCGGCACGCTCGAGTACCAGATCGAACAGCTCCAGCAGGAGAACACGTCGGCGTCGACCGTCATCCTCGACGCGGACGGCACCGACGTCTTCCAGACCGGCGAGACGACGGTCGACGACGTCGACGAGGGCGCACTCGAAGCGGCGCTCGGCGGCCGGCTCACCCGGGTGAGAGGCGACGACGCCGTGCAGGCGTACGTCCCCGTCAGCAACACGCAGTGGGTCGCCGTGACGAGCGTCCCGACCGAACAGGCCTACGGCGTCGCGGCGAGCGTCGGGACGAACGTCCTCGTGATGGTGCTCGTGAGCCTCACCGCGCTCAGTCTCGTCGGCGTCGTCCTCGGCCGCCAGACGGTCAGTCCGCTGACGACGCTGCGCGACCGAGCGGCGGAGATAGAAGACGGGAACCTCGACGTCGACCTCGAGACGAACCGCATCGACGAGATCGGGCGGCTGTTCGAGGCCTTCGACAGCATGCGCAACTCCCTGCGCGCACGGATCAAGGAGGCCAACGAGGCCCGACGCGAGGCCGAGACCGAGCGCGAGCAGTCCGAGCGGATGACCCGCCACCTCGAGCAGAAAGCCGAGGAGTACCGCGGCGTCATGGAGGAGTGTGCCGACGGCGACCTCACCCGCCGGCTCGACCCCGAGAGCGAGAGCGAGGCGATGACCGACATCGCGCTGGCGTTCAACGAGATGGTCGACCAGCTAGAGGAGACCACCGACGAGGTCAAAGGCTTCGCGAACGAGGTCGCGACCGCCTCCGAGCAGGTGACCGCCAGCGCCGAGGAGGTCCGCGGCGCCTCACAGCAGGTCACCGAGTCGGTCCAGGAGATCTCAGACGGCGCCGAGCGCCAGAACGAGAACCTCCAGGCGGTCAACTCCGAGATGGGCGGGCTGTCGACGACGACCGAGCAGATCGCCGCCTCCTCGAACGACGTGGCCGACCTCGCCGAGCGGACCGCCGAGACCGGCCGACAGGGTCGCGAGGCCGCCCGCGAGGCCATCGAGGGCATGCGCGAGATCGAAGACGAGTCCGCCGAGGCCGTCGAGGCGATCGAGGCCCTCGAGGCCGAGATGGACCAGATCGACGAACTCGTCGAGTTCATCTCCGAGGTCGCCCGCGAGACGAACATGCTGGCGCTGAACGCCAACATCGAGGCCTCGCGCAGCGGCGGTGGCGGCGACGACGACAACGGCGACGGCTTCTCGGTCGTCGCAAGCGAGGTCAAGGAACTGGCAGAGGACACGAAGGAGACCGCCGAGGACATCGAGGAACGGCTCGAACGGATCGACGAGCGGACCGAGCGCACCGCGACCGAGGTCCAGCGGTCGGCCGAGCGCATCTCGACGCACGCCGACTCGGTGACGAGCGCGATGGAGGCGTTCGACGAGATCGCCGAGTACGCCGCCCAGACCAACGACGGCGTCCAGGAGATCTCGGCCGCCACCGAGGAGCAGGCCGCCGCGACCCAGGAGGTCGTCTCGATGGTCTCGACGGCGACGGACATCTCCGACCGGACCGCCGCCGAGGCCCAGAACGTCGCGGCCGCCGCCGAGGAGCAGACCTCCGCGCTCACCGAGGTCTCCCGGAGCGCGAGTTCGCTCGCCGACCGGGCGGTCTACCTCAGCGAGACCCTCGATCGGTTCGAGACCGACCGCGACGGCGCCGCGCCGGTCGACCCCGAGTTCGAGGACGACGTCTCGTTCGGGGACGAGGACGGTTCCTTCGAACGCGAAGGTGACGACATCTCCTTCGAGAGCGAGAGCGAGGGCGTCTCCGTCGAAGGGGACGACGAGGGAGACGAGGCCGACGAAGACGGCGACGCCGCCGCCGACGACGCCTCGACGACCGACGAGCCGTTCAGCTTCGGCGGCGTCGACGACGAGTAG